The stretch of DNA CGGACCAACCCGCTGATCCCGCATTCATCCCGGGCTCGAAGGTCATGGGCCGCGACGTCCTTCGCACGCGCACGGTGATCGCGGACGGCAAGGTCCTGCATCAGGACACGTTCTTCAGTCGCTACGTACCGGTGTGGGGTGGACCCGCGCTCGCGCCAGCAACGCCCGCACCCTAATCCGGACGCGCATCTCTTAGCCGGTATCACTTGGACCGCGGTGCCCTAGACGTCACCCGCGCGGGTGAGCACCCGAGATAACGGGCTGTCAGGCAAGCCGTTAGACGACCATGGTGAGAGCAGGCGGCCCGGAGACGTTGGATCGCCTCATCGAGAGCGTCGCACGTGGGGAGCGCGGACTGGCATCGATCCGTGACGCGAAACTTCGGGAGGCCGTGCGCGTTGCGCTTCGTATGCACAAGTACGCCCCGAACGGTCTCGATGCGCTTGCGCGTGAGCGCATGCGGGACCGCGTGCTGGGTTCGGTGCGACCGCGCCGACCGACGCTCGCCGATCGCGCTGCCATCGCGTTCGTGATGCTCGCGAAACCCGCTCCATATGCGGTGCGCGCCATCGCCGTCGGCGCGATCTGCGTCGCGACTGTCGCGGGCGCGACCGTCGCGGGTGCGGACACGCTTCCGAACGACGCGCTCTACTCGCTGAAGCTTGCGGGTGAAGATCTGCGTCTCACACTCGCCGTGAGTGCGGGCGATCGCGCCGCGGTACAGCTTTCCATCGCGGAACACCGCCTCGCAGAAGCCGAGGCGCTCGCGGCGAGCGGCAGGGACGAGGATGCGCTCGTCGCATCGAGTGCGTACTCACAGCAGATCGCGCAGTCCGCCGCCGAGCTCGCCGAGCTCGAGGAGCTGCAACCTGAAGTGGTAGCGCTCGTGGCCCAGCTTGACGACCGTTTCAACGAGCAGCGCTCCCGCGTACAGCTGCTCGCGACCAAGCTGTCCGCGGACCCGAGCACCCAGCGGGCGTCCGAGATCATGGCCGTCGTGGCCGCCCCCACGCTGGCGCCGGGCCTCGTGGGGGTGCAGCGGATCGCCGAGACAGCCGCTGGCGTGGCGGAGGACCTGGCGTCCCAGACGGCCCTTCCAGCCGCTCCGCGGGCAAGCCCGCTGCCCAGGGCGTCGCGAGCGGCGGAAGTCGTGCGCCGCAACGCCGACGCCGCGCGCGCCGCGGCTGACCGCGCCAAGGCGAAGGGCGGTAAGAACAAGAACGCCGGCGACAGGCGCTACGACGACTACGGGGAGCGCGACTAGAGCTCGGCCAGGAGCGGTGAGGCGTCCGGTCAGCGGCCGCACACCTCTCGCT from Candidatus Limnocylindria bacterium encodes:
- a CDS encoding DUF5667 domain-containing protein, whose amino-acid sequence is MDRLIESVARGERGLASIRDAKLREAVRVALRMHKYAPNGLDALARERMRDRVLGSVRPRRPTLADRAAIAFVMLAKPAPYAVRAIAVGAICVATVAGATVAGADTLPNDALYSLKLAGEDLRLTLAVSAGDRAAVQLSIAEHRLAEAEALAASGRDEDALVASSAYSQQIAQSAAELAELEELQPEVVALVAQLDDRFNEQRSRVQLLATKLSADPSTQRASEIMAVVAAPTLAPGLVGVQRIAETAAGVAEDLASQTALPAAPRASPLPRASRAAEVVRRNADAARAAADRAKAKGGKNKNAGDRRYDDYGERD